A section of the Oceanispirochaeta sp. genome encodes:
- a CDS encoding response regulator transcription factor codes for MARIAVVDDEESLRETLTYALEKEGHSVTSFEDGEKAWLAFKEEKPDLMILDIMMPRMDGLELCRKIRQEDEQIPLIFLSSRDEEFDRILGLEIGGDDYLCKPFSLRELCTRVKVLLRREQKGRQYFFSPTRPSSSQDRNQDQNLEICSSSYRAWWKGSVLPLSISEFRILKDLTEAPGTVRTRDQLILAAFPLDNYVSDRSIDSHIKRLRKKILQVDKEFDRIEAVYGLGYRYREGF; via the coding sequence CTTGACATATGCCCTGGAAAAAGAGGGCCATTCTGTCACTTCCTTTGAAGATGGAGAGAAAGCCTGGCTTGCCTTCAAGGAAGAAAAACCCGATCTGATGATTCTGGATATCATGATGCCCCGGATGGACGGCTTGGAGCTATGCCGGAAAATCAGGCAGGAGGATGAACAGATTCCTCTCATCTTCCTCTCTTCCCGGGATGAAGAGTTTGACCGCATTCTGGGCCTCGAAATCGGCGGGGATGACTATTTGTGCAAGCCCTTTTCTCTGCGGGAACTCTGCACCCGTGTAAAGGTCCTTCTGCGAAGAGAGCAGAAGGGCCGGCAGTATTTTTTCTCTCCGACGAGACCCTCCTCATCTCAGGACAGGAATCAGGATCAGAATCTTGAGATCTGCAGCAGCAGTTACAGAGCCTGGTGGAAGGGGTCAGTTCTCCCTCTGTCTATCAGTGAGTTCCGGATTCTCAAAGACCTTACTGAGGCTCCGGGTACCGTCCGGACCCGGGATCAGCTGATTCTGGCGGCGTTTCCTCTGGATAACTATGTGAGTGACAGATCCATAGACAGCCATATCAAACGCCTGCGGAAGAAAATCCTTCAGGTCGACAAAGAATTTGACCGGATCGAAGCCGTCTATGGTTTGGGCTACCGCTATCGTGAGGGCTTTTAA